aaagaaattaaatgaaccatgaagatgttcagttcagtttcattCTGTAAAGCTTCAACactaagaaaaaatatttacactGAGAAACTGTCCACTGTGTCTGTCCActgtctgtactgagtctgtcCACTGTCTGTCCACTGACTCTGTCCACTGTCTGTCCActgtgtctgtactgagtctgtcCACTGACTCTGTCCActgtctgtactgagtctgtccactgtctgtcaactgtctgtccactgtgtctgtactgagtctgtcCACTGTGTTTGTACTGAGTCTGTCCActgtgtctgtactgagtctgtccactgtgtctgtactgagtctgtcCACTGTCTGTCCACTGTGTCTTTACTGAGTCTGTCCACTCTCTGTCCACTctgtctgtactgagtctgtcCACTGTGTTTGTACTGAGTCTCTCCACTGTCTGTCCACTGTGTCTGTCCACTGTGTTTGTACTGAGTCTGTCCACTTTCTGTCTACTGTCAATAATCTGTAGGAGTGAACAGCAGCGTCaagttttattgtgaagcaaAGAACGCCAGAGGAATCTCAGTGTCCAGGACCGGCACAGTTCACATTAAAGGTGAGTTGCATTTCAGCTCAGTCTGTTAAGTCCTGAGGACACAATTTTAGCTTCTGTTAGCTTTTGTTAGCTTCTTTTAGTGGTCTGTTAGCTTCTTTTAGTGGTCTGTTAGCTTCTATTAGCATTGTTAGTGGTCTGTTAGCTTCTGTTAGCATTGTTAGTGATCTGTTAGCTTCTATTAGCTTCTGTTAGCTTCTGTTAGTGGTCTGTTAGTGGACTGTTAGCTTCTATTAGCTTCTGTTAGTGGTCTGTTAGCTTCTGTTAGTGGTCTGTTAGCTTCTATTAGCATTGTTAGTGGTCTGTTAGCTTCTATTAGCTTCTGTTAGTGGTCTGTTAGCTTCTATTAGCATTGTTAGTGGTCTGTTAGCTTCTATTAGCTTCTGTTAGTGGTCTGTTAGCTTCCAGGATCATGTGGTCCAgacctttaaaaataaatgtcatatttgaatgaaacaaaTCCAGTTTGATTCACACTGACGCTGCTGAGCTCTTATTGGACCATACCTTTGTGGGGGCGGGGTTTAGTGTTGCCTGCGGCTCCAGTTGAACTCCAGGTGCTGAGCATGATGAACAACAACGTCACATTGTCATGGAGACCTGGATTCACAGGTCACTCTGAGCTGTCCACCTGCATCgtccaggtaacacacacacacactgagctgatTGAAGTCTAATAATCATAAAGTTATAGAATTATCATTCAGCATTGCTCCTCCTCAGGTGTGGAGGCGGGCGGTCCGGAGGGGTGACCTCCCCCAGCAGAGGGTTTTggttcctcctcacctccacgTCCTGTCAGGTGTGAGGAGTCACTCTAACTACAGTGTGAGGGTGGCGTGTGTGAATGAGGTGGGGGCGTCGCCCTTCTCCCCCTGGCTCCACCTCCAGACACCTGAGGCAGGTGAGACGTCACCTGAAcatgtcaaactgtcaaacagGAAGGGACTGTTGACTGTCATCAACCCTGACTGGCCCACAACATGTCCTCAGAAACATGTCCTCAGAAACATGTCCTCAGAAAACATGTCCTCAGAAACATGTCCTCAGGAACATGTTACACATGTCCTCAGAAACATGTCCTCAGGAACATGTGACATGTCCTCAGGAACATGTGACACATGTCCCCAGAAACATGTCCTCAGGAACATGTGACATGTCCtcaaaaaaatgtgacacatgTCCTCAGAAACATGTCCCCTGTTTTCTCTGAGCCCCAAGAGCTgaacagtgcgtgtgtgtgtgtgcgtgcgtgcgtgcgtgcgtgcgtgcgtgcgtgcgtgcgtgcgtgtgcgtgtgtgtgtgtggcccagCTGGATGTGGTCCAGCAGATTCCAGTCCTCTGTGTACAAACAGCTTTTGTTCGTGGCCTCAATCCACATAAAGGACAGTGTTGAGACTGTGCCGCGCCTCCCTCAGGTCAGAGTCTGAACACtgacgtgtttgtgtgacagaggCCTTAAATGTGTACTGGGATCAGCAGCATGTCCATGGCGATCGACTGggttgatgatgtcattgatgGTTGATCTGTAcacctgtctgtgtgcagtgcCCTCGGCAGCCCCCAGGaacctgacctttgacctgtcagagcagcagctgggtCTGAACTGGGCGGAgcttcaggaggaggagctgcagggcaAACTGCTCGCCTACAAGGTGCAATGGACTCTGGGAGGAGAACCTCAGGTGAGCGGcgcttcctgattggttaaAGGAGTAACAACCCATGTCTTATGACTTcatatacaataacaaaaacagttCTATCTTTATGCATCATGGACGTCCTGCGTGTTTTCAGGAGCCTCTGCTGTTTAAGGAGAACCGGGCTCACCTGACGGGGGGAGGACGTTTCTTCAACGCCTCCTTCCAGGTATCCGGCTGCACCTCAGTGGGCTGTGGACCGTGGAGCCCCCCGGTGGTGGTGCTGCCTGCTGCAGGTACACCTCATTGTCCCACCGTGGTTCATATAACATGTGACTATACAtctttatatattataaataatgaaGGAAGCAGACCCTTACCCCTTGACTCTATGACTGGTTGGTTGGTCCCTTAGtgcaggtccaggtccagcGGAGCCACATGTGGGTCGGTGTGCTGCTCGGTCTGTTCGTTGCCACCGTGGccgctctgctgctgttggccgTCGCTCACCGTCGAGGGAAGGAGACGCAGTTTGGGTACGAATTTCTGGACCAGACGTTCGTTTGCTTTAGTCCACAGAGTCTGAGGGACATCTTCAGTAAGAACCAAGGGACGGGGGAAAGTGTTGAGGGTCGGACTGACAAAACGTTTAGACCCGAGTGTgactgttgatgatgatgtatctgtctttgtgtctctgtcctcagtTGGGTCTTTGACTCTCCTGGTCCTCAGAACTCTGTGTCCTTCACCGCTGCTCGTTCCTTCAACAGAAACTGTGCTGAGACACACAAGTCGACACGTGAgtcgtttacacacacacacatgatgacgAGGTGGAACCATGAGGACACATCTGTCTCCAGATGTTCGTCATTTGGTATTTTAGCATTTCATTGGCTCACTCACAGGTGGGCGGGGCTACGTGTGACGCTCACCTGAAAACGAGTCAaacagtttctgtgtgtgtgtctccctctagtggacaaTCTAGGTATAAACAATGACCTGAAGAACAAACTGCAGGACGTCCTGATTCCAGAGAGACAGCTCACACTGGGTCACATGCTGGGGAAaggtaacacaacaacacaattgtacaaaacaacaacaacaacaaaacaacaacatgacaatgAATCCTGCTGAGAACAGAGCAATGTCAGATATTCActatgcgtgcgtgcgtgtgtgtgcaggtgagttCGGCTCGGTGCGTGAAGCCTTCCTGAAGACTGAGGACACGTCCATCCACAAAGTTGCCGTCAAGGTTCTGAAATGTGAGTGAAACGATTCATCTGCTCAGGGTTTGTGTTGGGACGTAAAGGGGCGGGGCTACAGTCTGTATTCAAATTCTATTGGTGAGATGTCTCATATCTTTGTATCATCATATCTcatgagacgtgtgtgtgttcgtgtgttccTTCAGCTGACATCACTTCGTCAGGAGACATCGAACAGTGTCTGAAGGAGGCGGCCTACATGAAGGACTTCCATCACCCCAACGTCATTCAGCTCatcggtaacacacacacacacacacacacacacacccacacccacacccctaAAGGTTAAATAAGGTTAAAGGACAGACACTTTGATTGACACTCTGTCCCCTCCAATAGGAGTGAGTCTTCATCGGCGTCCAGGCCAACGGCTCCCGATCCCCATGGTGGTTCTTCCCTTTATGAAACATGGAGATCTGCACACGTTCCTCTTGCTGTCGAGACTGGGCGAGACTCCATTTGTACGAACACACTGAGGCTGTATATAaggatcagtgactgtatataaagacgatcactgactttatataaagatcagtgactgtatataaagacgatcactgactgtatataaagatcagTGACTggatataaagacgatcactgactgtatataaagacaatcagcgactgtattcaaagacgatcagtgactgtatataaagacgatctgagactgtatataaagacgatcagcgactgtatataaagacgatcactgactgtatataaagacaatcagcgactgtattcaaagacgatcagagactgtatataaagacgatcactgactgtatataaagacgatcactgactgtatataaagatcagtgactgtatataaagacgatctgagactgtatataaagacgatcagcgactgtatataaagacgatcactgactgtatataaagacaatcagcgactgtattcaaagacgatcagagactgtatataaagacgatctgagactgtatataaagacgatcactgactgtatataaagatcagtgactgtatataaagacgatcactgactgtatataaagatcagtgactgtatataaagacgatcagtgactggatataaagacgatcactgactgtatataaaggcgatcagcgactgtattcaaagacgatcagtgactgtatataaagacgatctgagactgtatataaagacgatcactgactgtatataaagacgatcactgactgtatataaagacaatcagcgactgtattcaaagacgatcagtgactgtatataaagacgatctgagactgtatataaagacgatcactgactgtatataacgTATCCCTCTATCAGGACCTGTCCCTTCAGACTCTGGTCCAGTTCATGTTGGACGTGTCCCGGGGAATGAACTACCTGAGCAGCAGGAACATCATCCACAGAGACCTCGCCGCCAGGAACTGCATGTGAGTTGTATACAACCAGCATCAGACTGGATGTtaaatcaattatttatcatgtttcattttgatgggaaaaaaaaatattctactgcggtgtgtgtgtgtgtgtgtgtgtgtgtgtgtgtgtgtgtgtgtgtgtgtgtgtgtgtgtgtgtgtgtgtgtgtgtgtgtgtgtgtgtgtgtgtgtgtgtgtgtgtgtgtgtgtgtgtcaggctggatgagaacatgaatgtgtgtgttgcagacttCGGCCTCTCAAAGAAAATCTACAGTGGAGATTATTACAGACAAGGTTCCGTCTCCAAACTGCCGGTGAAGTGGATCAGTCTGGAAAGTCTGTCTGATAACGTGTACACGAGCCAGAGCGatgtggtacacacacacacacacacacacacacacacacacacacacacacacacacacatacacacacagtgagacagtgtgtTTTGGCAGGGTTTTATAcatttacactgtgtgtgtgtgtgtgtgcgtgtgcctgcgtgcgtgtttttgtgtgtgggtaAGTGGGCGTTTGGCGTCACCATGTGGGAGGTCATGACTAGGGGTCAGACTCCGTATCCCGGCGTGGAAAACTCTGAGATCTACGAGTTTCTGATCAAAGGAGAACGACTGAAGAAACCTCCGGACTGCAGGAGCGATATGTGAGTCTGACATCAtcattgtgacatcatcatcgtGACGCCACTGTGACATCATACCATCTGATTGAAACCTCCTGTGTCGTCTGTTCTTCATTGGTGTCAGTTATGAGCTCATGCACAGCTGTTGGAGTCCAGTTCCCAAATGTCGTCCTAGTTTCCACCATCTGGTGCGACAGCTGGAGGCGCTGTGGCTCAGCCTgggccccgcccccccacagAGGGAGCCCCTGCTGTACATGaacctggagggggaggagccatgcggggagggggaggagctgggccgggagggaggagggcaggAGGCGGCGGCCTCCAGCGGTAGCGTCCCCTGGCAGCGGCGAGCGGGAGCCGAGGAGAGGGACTGGCTGATGGCGGCGTCCGGGGCGGCGCTCGCCATCGGAGGAGACTACAGGTACATCATGGGCCCCTGTGGGGgccccgaggaggaggaggggggtagGAGGAGGGAGTCGATGGACACAGTACAGGAAGATGACGAGGACGACGCCGTCATTAACGTCTGACTGAGACAGATCAATCATCAGGGACGCAGCAGCAGGTGGGGGGAGACAGACTGACGCACATTAACCTTCTCTAACCTCGAGTGACATCATCGACCAGCTTTGTGTCAGAGTGACGTCTCACTCTGTTCGAACAGCAGATGATCACACTGATCAGATGTCCACAGACTTTTGGCCGCGTGGAGGCAGAGACACGTCGCCAAGTAACGGATCATTTAATAACCACGCCGCGGTCACATGACTGTGGTTGTCGGACCGGACTGGACTGAACCCGTCCAGACCCTCTACAGGTCCACTGTCTCAGTCCCTCCCGACTGTGACGGCGCCACGACAACGAACCATGTGATCAAACTGATTCTTGTTTCTGGTGTAAAAAGAGGTCGACAGTGTTTTAGTTTCATTCAACTTTATTGAACTATTTCATAAATCACGTCTTACAGGAAAACTAATCAATCGTAGATCAATTACTAATCAACTGAGGATCAACGACCACGATGACTTCCTGATGGTCACATGGAGCAGGTGTCGTTCACTCGAACTTTAACCTTTGACATGTCGACTCACATGAATTATTGGAATAAAAATCTGCAGATTCATCAATAATTTAATATCCATGGCTTTAATTTACAGCAGTGAAACGAGATGACTCATGAATATGAGTTATTATCAACATGATACAGTGGACACATTGTCACTGaacaatgtgtaaatgtgtttctttaagctccgccccctccatgtgTCCGTCTGCGCCGCTCGGCATGTTGGGATTTCAAGggacgcctttttttttttataaagttttcAATGATCACACTTGTCGTCTCAAAGTTTTCTGTCAGGTCAACTCCTCTGGGTTTTTCACTTAATCTGATTATCTGAGCTGCAGCCAGGGAACATGttgaagtacaagtacacactgtacagtgacaCAAGTACATACTATACAGTACAATTACACATTTCTATAAACCAATCTTCAGACCTGAACATGAAGCAGCATgtgtggttaccatggtaacttcAGGCTTTACTTGTAACcagggtaaatcaccatggtaactgatgctgaacCTGTGACCTGCTCCTGATAACGGTCGAAActaccgaccaatcagatcagtgGAAACCAGCGACTTTGTTCTATAGGATCCTGACGGGGACAAAAGAGATGACGTGTCACTCTGGTTTTGAAACATAGACTCATTAATAATAGAGCTTCAACAACACGAGAATCAACAGCTACTTCGTTTTATTAGAActatgatccacacactgatcagtATGTGAGTGATGCcatcatttcagcttcttttcaTCAGTTTGGTCATCGTAAACAGTGAACTGATCACTTGTCTTGATGTTCAGACtaaatatcaaacattattTCTTCTGATCTGATCAGATTCTTCACGTGCTGTGACTGAACTGACCTGCAGGGGTCACTGTTTCTTCTCATGTCACGTGACACTAATGAACGAGCTCgtagacaggaagtgacagacaGTTGATCAGCAGCTTGCTGGTTCTTCTCATCAGGACCGAGACAGAACCACGTTCTGCTTCAGGTTCAccacgttctcttctctgattaGTTCTCACGACTCAACGttgctaacacttcctgtcaggaagttccacctcgtcaccatcgctgttcctccATCAGAGGGTTTTCTGTTGGTAAgcaaccagcagcagctgagacgatctacttcctgtttacacctgagtgaTCACGTGAGATGTGTGTTCAGGTTTGTCAGTGGACTGAGGTGGTTTGAAATGAATACACATTAACTAGGATGTTGGATCAGACAGTCACCTGCCCGGTTAGCTGTTAGGATGTGTTAGCCCGGGAGCCATGCTTATGAAGTATAGATGTCAAAACAACTTGCTGTTAGCATGTGTGTTAGCATGGTAGCTAGGCTTATGAAGtatagaagtaaaaaaaatcagctgttaGCATGTGTTAGCATGGTAGCTAGGCTTATGAAGTATAGAAGTCCAAAAAATCAGCTGTTAGCATGTGTTAGCATGGTAGCTAGGCTTATGAAGTATAGAAGTACAAAAAATCCTCTGTTAGCATGTGTTAGCATGGTAGCTAGGCTTATGAAGTATAGAAGTCCAAAAAATCCTCTGTTAGCATGTGTTAGCATGGTAGCTAGGCTTGTTCAGTATTGAGGCTGAATACACGTCATCACACATCAGTTCGTCCGTCTGTACTCAggcacagtaaaagtaccttgAATTTGTACCTGAAGTGAAGTACTGGATTAAACGTACAGCGCCCCCtatcaatcaataaaaaaacgtTCATATCTTTTGAAGAAGCACAGCAGCAATTTGAccttaatattaatatttgacacTTGTGTCTCTGACGAGAATAACTGAGGATCAAGAACTCACTCTAGTAATGTACATGTACTGTTCTCTAGTACTCAATGTTTACTACTAGAGAACAGTCCATGTACAGGACTAGAGTACATGTACAGGCTTGGGTCAACACTGGCCCCGGTCCGGTCACAACATGTCGGAGGATGAAGTGAACGCGACACCAACCCGCGGACTGATCGACACGTGAGACACGACGCTTCGTTCCGCCGCCATCTTTGGATCCATGTCGTCCGTTACCGGTCCCGCAGGAACCGGTTCGTGATCCGTCCGGACTCCATCTTAACATCAGTCACGTCTCAGGTCCGTCGGTCGCTTCCGGTCCGCGGCTCCGGGGGTGGGAGCTCCTCGGTACCAGAACTCCCGCCGCCCCGCAGCGCTGCTCCCGCGGCGATCGGAGCGCAGATCCTCCGGTGTTAGGCCGAGTCGCCGACGCCACGTTCGAAACAGGTGGCGGCAACAAGATGGCGTCCGAGGCTGCGCAGTTCCGGAGCAGACGGACGATGACGTGACGCACAGGACCCCGCGTGCAGCTTCTCCTCGGCATCAGACGCGCGGCGTCCGCGACGAGGCTCGTCCGACGGAGCAACCGACGATACCGCGCGGATTCAGTTCCTCCGTCGACAACCTCGACCTGTCCGAGCAGGCGGAAGGTAAACACGCGGTCCGAGGGTCGGACCGGGCCCGACTGAGCTCCATACCGGACGAACAGAACCACGTGCTCACCTGGTGTCGAGGTGTtgctcttagaggttgtgttgcctcttagaggttgtgttgctcttagaggttgtgttgcctcttagaggttgtgttgtctcttagaggttgtgttgcctcttagaggttgtgttgctcttagaggttgtgttgcctcttagcggttgtgttgcctctgagcggttgtgttgcctcttagaggttgtgttgctcttagcggttgtgttgcctctcagaggttgtgttgcctcttagcggttgtgttgcctcttagaggttgtgttgctcttagaggttgtgttgcctcttagaggttgtgttgcctcttagaggttgtgttgctcttagaggttgtgttgcctctgagcggttgtgttgcctcttagaggttgtgttgctcttataggttgtgttgcctcttagaggttgtgttgctcttagaggttgtgttgcctcttagaggttgtgttgtctcttagaggttgtgttgcctcttagaggttgtgttgcctctgagcggttgtgttgcctcttagaggttgtgttgctcttagaggttgtgttgcctctgagcggttgtgttgtctcttagcggttgtgttgtctcttagaggttgtgttgcctctgagcggttgtgttgcctctgagcggttgtgttgctcttagaggttgtgttgcctcttagaggttgtgttgctcttagaggttgtgttgcctctgagcggttgtgttgcctctgagcggttgtgttgcctcttagaggttgtgttgctcttataggttgtgttgcctcttagaggttgtgttgctcttagaggttgtgttgcctcttagaggttgtgttgcctctgagcggttgtgttgtctcttagaggttgtgttgcctcttagaggttgtgttgctcttagaggttgtgttgcctcttagaggttgtgttgcctcttagcggttgtgttgcctcttagaggttgtgttgctcttagaggttgtgttgcctcttagaggttgtgttgcctcttagaggttgtgttgcctcttagcggttgtgttgcctctgagcggttgtgttgcctcttagaggttgtgttgctcttataggttgtgttgcctcttagaggttgtgttgctcttagaggttgtgttgcctctgagcggttgtgttgtctcttagaggttgtgtttcctcttagaggttgtgttgcctctgagcggttgtgttgcctcttagaggttgtgttgctcttagaggttgtgttgcctctgagcggttgtgttgtctcttagcggttgtgttgtctcttagaggttgtgttgcctctgagcggttgtgttgtctctgagcggttgtgttgctcttagaggttgtgttgctcttagaggttgtgttgcctcttagaggttgtgttgctcttagaggttgtgttgcctcttagcggttgtgttgtctcttagcggttgtgttgtctcttagaggttgtgttgcctctgagcggttgtgttgtctctgagcggttgtgttgctcttagaggttgtgttgcctcttagaggCTATGTTggctcttagaggttgtgttgcctcttagaggttgtgttgctcttagaggttgtgttgcctcttagaggttgtgttgcctctgagcggttgtgttgtctcttagaggttgtgttgcctcttagaggttgtgttgcctctgagcggttgtgttgcctcttagaggttgtgttgctcttagaggttgtgttgcctctgagcggttgtgttgtctcttagcggttgtgttgtctcttagaggttgtgttgcctcttagaggttgtgttgctcttagcggttgtgttgcctcttagaggttgtgttgcctcttagcggttgtgttgcctcttagaggttgtgttgctcttagaggttgtgttgctcttagcggttgtgttgctcttataggttgtgttgcctcttagaggttgtgttgctcttagaggttgtgttgcctcttagaggttgtgttgtctctgagcggttgtgttgctcttagaggttgtgttgctcttagaggttgtgttgcctcttagaggttgtgttgctcttAGCGGCTTTGTTGCCTCTTTGCGGTTGAGTTGTCTTTTTGGCTGGTGGACAGTTAAcggtttctgtttttctttgccaagATGATACATTTCAAACCATGAGTCtgattttattctgtttttttttactcaacaaCAATTTTGGATCCAAACCAACAATGTGTtgtgactctgtctctcttactACTTTATAAAACAGCTCactaatgtattattattttcaaacgGTTGTACAGAAGTGTATCACTGCCACACAGTCAATTATCATGTTGTAATGTGAAAAGTTTATTGTAATAACAACATGTTTTTCCACGACATTATGTGATATTATCACGTTATTAGGACATTAAAACTCATCAGGTTTGCTACACAGTATGGAAAAGTCTGGAATTTAATTTTAGTAATTTCAAGGTCTGGataagtctggaaaaaaaagttattgagaatatgtaaaaatattagTTTTGCCAGACTGAAGTCGAAAAAGACGTAAATCCAAAGATCTAATTAACTAACGATTCGTCTCGATCTCTCTAGTGTCTGATTTTCCCACAgtcagtgataaacgtcgccTTAGCGACACATTCTCTGTACCTGCcagtggaagaaaaagttgTTCATATCAACTTTGCACCTGGTGACAGCTGGTTAAGTTGTTGTATTGatgatgaaatacacatttacccaaaaATTATTGAGCTTAAAtatcaacttttaaaaagagTATTAAAATATGAGTATTATCAGTCCTAAAACAGGTGACGTCAGAgttggaagtatcaatatttcaatatcaatcacAATCAACCTTGTGGAGAAACCGTGACTGAATGTAATATGTTAAcagttggaataaaaaaatatttattgaaataataatatttactatgtaataatattatataaaataacctATAATGTTCatgtatttaataatatttacttaatgataaacatctagctatttgtactcgGACATCAAATGTGGTCTGAAATATgtacagagatggaaaaagtcTGGGATTATGAAATGGAAACTGAAGGAACCCTGAATCATGTGATCACACAAACTTTATTTCGCTTtgtatcagtattaatccccgTCTACGCTGACACACCTGACACAGGACGACTTATATCACACGACCGTTCAGATAAACTGGTCAGGTGCTTGTTGTTGGtcaggaagtagattgtctcctccGCAGTCGGTTTCTTATTAACAGAAAATCCtccggaggaagaggaacagcgatggtgaaatgtcaggaggaaaaaaggaggaaatgttactgacaggaagtgttagcgacattgagtcgtgactgatgagaaccaatcagagaagagaatgtCATTCTCTACAAACTAAAACACGACCTGAGTTTTCACTCTGACACGTGGACCAGCAGTTTCCCCACgtctctgattcagaggctgGGAAACTCCGCCAGGCATAACCATAGCAACACCGATGAGTTTTTAAACGAAACACATAGTGATGTGGGCGGAGCCTGGGTGATCAGAATCTCAGATGAGTCCTCAACTTGTTCATACCTGAACTCAGAGCTGAACCCTGTCGATCACATCACCTGAGCGCCAGGTACGATTGGGTACTCATAACAGTTGCCTCCATACGCAGAAACTGCTGCCTGTGCTTTCATCCTCCATCTTGTCACGTAAACTATTGGAAATGTTACATGTTGGTCTCGTGTTTGAAAAGGGCCAACTGTCCACCGACCACCTGAGGTAGGTTTGTTATATTCACGGTGGACGTGTGAACAGACCAAAACATGGTTAAAGACACTGACATGAAATTATCTGTAATTTGGCTTAATAGTCACTGATACAAGAACAGTTTGAATGATCCGGTGTTTTTTTAGCTAATGAAAATTTCTCACTTATTTTTTCAGGGTCATACCGATGTTAAGATCGTGGGCTCCTCCAGTCATGTGTCTGGGACCTGTTCATGGcctgtaagaagaagaagaaaggcatGGTGCTCCATCATCCAGGGGCGCCTACCTCTGCAGCAGCACCTGCAACCAACCATCCACCTGCATGCTCTGTTTTTCCTTATCCGGGGAAGACGAGTGAAGGCGGGATGGAACGGAGCACCTGTGTGACCGATGAGGAGGCAGACATGATGGGTAAAGCCAACATGTACCCGTCAAAGGAAACTGTCGGGACCTCTGGTCTTCCCACCAGTTCAAATCCTCATCCAGACAACCTGCCGCCTGAGAGCATCTGCAGAGGCATCAGAGTGACGCTGGACAACAACAGCATGTGGAACGAGTTCTTCAGATGCAAGACTGAGATGATTCTGACCAAACAAGGCAGCAGGATGTTCCCCTACTGCCGCTTTCGCATCTCCGGTTTGCAGCCCTGTAGGAAGTACTCTC
The Scophthalmus maximus strain ysfricsl-2021 chromosome 15, ASM2237912v1, whole genome shotgun sequence DNA segment above includes these coding regions:
- the tyro3 gene encoding tyrosine-protein kinase receptor TYRO3 isoform X1, yielding MNEIKEALGPFPAQSCCTCVNRETSQQVNQSSGAGADWGLCSRLSGVCWWIVSVRGDEAPHGDYEKMKRVLWIVVFLLRSLGGSGVMFTKHPSNQTVSQGNAVRLGCAVQGLTEPDIMWMKDGDKLFSTDQMFITLGDKHWETFHSVKSVQQQDAGQYWCEVEFHGLTFSSERAWITVEGVPHFLLEPHDVATFPNKPFNITCAAVGPPEPVEVLWWVGGVQKGVSRPSPSVLYVPGVNSSVKFYCEAKNARGISVSRTGTVHIKVLPAAPVELQVLSMMNNNVTLSWRPGFTGHSELSTCIVQVWRRAVRRGDLPQQRVLVPPHLHVLSGVRSHSNYSVRVACVNEVGASPFSPWLHLQTPEAVPSAAPRNLTFDLSEQQLGLNWAELQEEELQGKLLAYKVQWTLGGEPQEPLLFKENRAHLTGGGRFFNASFQVSGCTSVGCGPWSPPVVVLPAAGTPHCPTVVHITLQVQVQRSHMWVGVLLGLFVATVAALLLLAVAHRRGKETQFGWVFDSPGPQNSVSFTAARSFNRNCAETHKSTLDNLGINNDLKNKLQDVLIPERQLTLGHMLGKGEFGSVREAFLKTEDTSIHKVAVKVLKSDITSSGDIEQCLKEAAYMKDFHHPNVIQLIGVSLHRRPGQRLPIPMVVLPFMKHGDLHTFLLLSRLGETPFDLSLQTLVQFMLDVSRGMNYLSSRNIIHRDLAARNCMLDENMNVCVADFGLSKKIYSGDYYRQGSVSKLPVKWISLESLSDNVYTSQSDVWAFGVTMWEVMTRGQTPYPGVENSEIYEFLIKGERLKKPPDCRSDIYELMHSCWSPVPKCRPSFHHLVRQLEALWLSLGPAPPQREPLLYMNLEGEEPCGEGEELGREGGGQEAAASSGSVPWQRRAGAEERDWLMAASGAALAIGGDYRYIMGPCGGPEEEEGGRRRESMDTVQEDDEDDAVINV
- the tyro3 gene encoding tyrosine-protein kinase receptor TYRO3 isoform X2 encodes the protein MNEIKEALGPFPAQSCCTCVNRETSQQVNQSSGAGADWGLCSRLSGVCWWIVSVRGDEAPHGDYEKMKRVLWIVVFLLRSLGGSGVMFTKHPSNQTVSQGNAVRLGCAVQGLTEPDIMWMKDGDKLFSTDQMFITLGDKHWETFHSVKSVQQQDAGQYWCEVEFHGLTFSSERAWITVEGVPHFLLEPHDVATFPNKPFNITCAAVGPPEPVEVLWWVGGVQKGVSRPSPSVLYVPGVNSSVKFYCEAKNARGISVSRTGTVHIKVLPAAPVELQVLSMMNNNVTLSWRPGFTGHSELSTCIVQVWRRAVRRGDLPQQRVLVPPHLHVLSGVRSHSNYSVRVACVNEVGASPFSPWLHLQTPEAVPSAAPRNLTFDLSEQQLGLNWAELQEEELQGKLLAYKVQWTLGGEPQEPLLFKENRAHLTGGGRFFNASFQVSGCTSVGCGPWSPPVVVLPAAVQVQVQRSHMWVGVLLGLFVATVAALLLLAVAHRRGKETQFGWVFDSPGPQNSVSFTAARSFNRNCAETHKSTLDNLGINNDLKNKLQDVLIPERQLTLGHMLGKGEFGSVREAFLKTEDTSIHKVAVKVLKSDITSSGDIEQCLKEAAYMKDFHHPNVIQLIGVSLHRRPGQRLPIPMVVLPFMKHGDLHTFLLLSRLGETPFDLSLQTLVQFMLDVSRGMNYLSSRNIIHRDLAARNCMLDENMNVCVADFGLSKKIYSGDYYRQGSVSKLPVKWISLESLSDNVYTSQSDVWAFGVTMWEVMTRGQTPYPGVENSEIYEFLIKGERLKKPPDCRSDIYELMHSCWSPVPKCRPSFHHLVRQLEALWLSLGPAPPQREPLLYMNLEGEEPCGEGEELGREGGGQEAAASSGSVPWQRRAGAEERDWLMAASGAALAIGGDYRYIMGPCGGPEEEEGGRRRESMDTVQEDDEDDAVINV